The following are from one region of the Streptomyces rubrogriseus genome:
- a CDS encoding MarR family winged helix-turn-helix transcriptional regulator, giving the protein MDAQPRWLDPEQKAAWDSFIRMQEKLIGRLSRRVQVDSGLSAADYVVLVSLTERGNGRMRFLDLAKLVEWEKSRMSHQVTRMAKRGLVAREECPDDGRGAFIVATPAGYEAIEEAAPLHVEHVRRLFVDALTPNQLNTLGRLSQRVLDHMEKQPD; this is encoded by the coding sequence ATGGACGCACAGCCGCGCTGGCTCGACCCGGAGCAGAAGGCCGCCTGGGACAGCTTCATCCGTATGCAGGAGAAACTCATCGGACGACTGTCCCGGCGCGTCCAGGTCGACTCCGGACTGTCGGCGGCCGACTACGTCGTTCTCGTCAGCCTCACCGAGAGGGGCAACGGCCGGATGCGGTTCCTGGATCTGGCCAAGCTCGTCGAGTGGGAGAAGAGCCGGATGTCCCACCAGGTGACGCGGATGGCGAAACGCGGGCTCGTGGCCAGGGAGGAGTGCCCCGACGACGGGCGCGGAGCGTTCATCGTCGCCACCCCGGCCGGCTACGAGGCGATCGAGGAGGCCGCGCCGCTGCACGTCGAGCACGTCCGCCGCCTCTTCGTCGACGCCCTCACCCCGAACCAGCTCAACACGCTGGGCCGGCTCTCCCAGCGCGTGCTGGACCACATGGAGAAGCAACCGGACTGA
- a CDS encoding sensor histidine kinase: MAAGRGRRLLRRRPLRTRIGALVTALCALALAATALAWLATANGVVIVATELAGLCMVAVVSSLAVRRALRPLEHAADTADTIASGDLTRRITAADTAPTTEVGRLAHALNGMLDQIQGAMAAREASEERMRRFVADASHELRTPLQALRGYTELYQHGALPDRASVDDAIDRMHGEVRRMGKLVEALLMLARLDEEGEAPLEPVDLSRIVTDSVRDAAAVEPARSYTLRVQDSVIVLGDEAQLRSLLANLLSNVRMHTPPAAPCTVELRTGDSKVTLAVQDSGPGIPVHAVGHVFDRFYRADEGRSRTHGGTGLGLAITAAIVEHHHAHIDLDSRLDHGTRISVAFPEPEPEPEADHGSAT, encoded by the coding sequence GTGGCCGCGGGGCGGGGCAGGCGGCTTCTGCGGCGGCGGCCGCTGCGCACCCGGATCGGCGCCCTCGTCACGGCCCTGTGCGCACTCGCCCTCGCCGCCACCGCCCTGGCCTGGCTCGCTACGGCCAACGGGGTCGTCATCGTGGCGACCGAACTGGCCGGCCTGTGCATGGTGGCCGTGGTCAGCAGCCTGGCGGTCCGGCGGGCACTGCGGCCTCTGGAGCACGCCGCCGATACCGCGGACACCATCGCCTCCGGCGATCTCACCCGCCGGATCACCGCGGCCGACACCGCCCCCACCACCGAGGTCGGCCGTCTCGCGCACGCGCTGAACGGCATGCTCGACCAGATCCAAGGCGCCATGGCCGCACGCGAGGCATCCGAAGAACGCATGCGCCGCTTCGTCGCGGACGCCTCCCACGAGCTGCGCACCCCGCTGCAGGCCCTGCGCGGCTACACCGAGCTCTACCAGCACGGAGCACTGCCCGACAGAGCCTCCGTCGACGACGCCATCGACCGCATGCACGGGGAAGTGCGGCGCATGGGCAAACTCGTCGAAGCCCTGCTGATGCTCGCCCGCCTCGACGAGGAAGGCGAAGCGCCTCTGGAGCCCGTCGACCTCAGCCGCATCGTCACCGACTCCGTCCGCGACGCCGCGGCCGTCGAACCCGCCCGCTCCTACACACTGCGCGTCCAGGACAGCGTCATCGTCCTCGGCGACGAGGCGCAACTGCGCAGCCTGCTCGCCAATCTCCTGAGCAACGTCCGCATGCACACACCGCCCGCCGCACCCTGCACCGTCGAACTGCGCACCGGCGACAGCAAGGTCACCCTCGCCGTCCAGGACAGCGGACCCGGCATCCCCGTCCACGCCGTCGGCCATGTCTTCGACCGCTTCTACCGCGCCGACGAAGGCCGCAGCCGCACCCACGGCGGCACCGGCCTCGGCCTGGCCATCACCGCCGCCATCGTCGAGCACCACCACGCCCACATCGACCTCGACAGCCGGCTGGACCACGGCACACGGATCAGCGTCGCCTTCCCCGAGCCCGAGCCCGAGCCCGAAGCCGATCACGGCTCCGCAACCTGA
- a CDS encoding YciI family protein, which translates to MEFLCYHRDRPASLSLRYELGEAHWSYMDQYAKEMIARGPTFDDDGETLTGSVHILDLPDPAAARTFAFDEPNYQAGAYRDVLLRRWRNTLGRTMWEFPGGRTGGNRYLVLGLGAGEAADLEVPPDRNELIAYGPLLSDNGATWLGTAALVRAPGPDTARAILTPDRYADIEVHNWQFGGRPS; encoded by the coding sequence ATGGAGTTCCTCTGCTACCACCGCGACCGGCCCGCCTCCCTGTCACTGCGCTACGAACTCGGGGAAGCGCATTGGTCGTACATGGACCAGTACGCGAAGGAGATGATCGCCCGGGGCCCGACTTTCGACGACGACGGCGAGACACTCACCGGAAGCGTGCACATCCTCGACCTGCCCGATCCTGCCGCCGCCCGCACCTTCGCCTTCGACGAGCCGAACTACCAGGCCGGCGCCTACCGGGACGTGCTGCTACGACGGTGGCGCAACACGCTGGGACGCACCATGTGGGAGTTCCCCGGCGGCCGGACCGGCGGCAACCGGTACCTGGTACTCGGCCTCGGCGCCGGAGAGGCCGCCGACCTCGAAGTGCCGCCGGACCGGAACGAGCTGATCGCCTACGGACCGCTGCTGTCCGACAACGGCGCGACCTGGCTGGGCACCGCGGCGCTGGTCCGAGCGCCCGGCCCGGACACGGCACGCGCCATCCTGACCCCGGACCGGTACGCCGACATCGAGGTGCACAACTGGCAGTTCGGCGGGCGCCCGTCCTAG
- a CDS encoding MarR family winged helix-turn-helix transcriptional regulator, protein MSRQDAAAGASSAIGAALYSLATRAARRLPRDMSLTSAATLATLARTGPRRITDLAAVEGVTQPAMTALVRVMEESGLVERRGDAADKRVTLVCLTEAGAAYVRTRHQAGVHAFERLIGELTGDEVEALVAALPALKHLAELESQDREGPKR, encoded by the coding sequence ATGAGTCGTCAAGACGCCGCTGCCGGCGCGTCCTCCGCCATCGGGGCAGCCCTCTACAGCCTGGCCACCAGGGCCGCGAGACGCCTGCCTCGGGACATGAGCCTGACGTCCGCCGCCACCTTGGCCACCCTGGCCCGGACCGGCCCGCGGCGCATCACCGATCTGGCCGCGGTCGAGGGCGTCACCCAGCCCGCGATGACCGCCCTGGTCCGGGTGATGGAGGAGTCGGGCCTGGTGGAGCGGCGGGGCGACGCGGCCGACAAGCGGGTCACGCTGGTGTGTCTGACCGAGGCCGGCGCCGCGTATGTGCGGACGCGGCACCAGGCGGGCGTGCACGCGTTCGAGCGGTTGATCGGTGAGCTCACCGGCGACGAGGTCGAGGCGCTGGTGGCCGCCCTTCCGGCGCTGAAGCATCTGGCGGAGCTCGAGAGCCAGGACCGCGAAGGGCCGAAACGATGA
- a CDS encoding methyltransferase domain-containing protein, producing the protein MPVSFPPALELSLDLLRCPTCRTRRLSPGPGALHCPVGHTFDLARHGYASLLTGTRATSGDDADMVRSRDRFLSTGAYAPIRQAGARLATGPVSERVTVVDVGCGTGYYLAGVLDQLPGARGLGLDTSVRALRSAARAHDRAAAVAWDVFRPFPLADGTVDVVLDVFAPRNPAEFHRVLRPTGRLIVVRPTGRHLAELRGQVPRMVVIDPAKEQRLHRALDPFFEPMVTHRVEYSVSLNRLDVLDLVAMTPSARHVSRADLDDEGLLPDRVTVSVLATAYRPR; encoded by the coding sequence GTGCCCGTGTCGTTCCCCCCTGCCCTCGAACTGTCCCTCGACCTGCTGCGCTGTCCGACCTGCCGCACGCGCCGTCTGAGCCCCGGCCCCGGCGCGCTGCACTGCCCCGTGGGCCACACCTTCGACCTCGCTCGCCACGGCTACGCCAGTCTGCTGACGGGCACCCGCGCCACCAGCGGCGATGACGCGGACATGGTCCGGTCGCGGGACCGCTTCCTGTCCACCGGCGCCTACGCCCCCATCAGGCAGGCCGGGGCCCGCCTGGCGACCGGCCCCGTGTCCGAGCGGGTCACGGTCGTGGACGTGGGCTGCGGCACGGGCTACTACTTGGCCGGCGTGCTCGACCAGTTGCCCGGCGCCCGTGGCCTGGGACTGGACACCTCGGTGCGTGCGCTGCGCTCGGCAGCCCGTGCCCACGACCGAGCCGCCGCGGTCGCCTGGGACGTCTTCCGCCCCTTCCCGCTGGCCGACGGGACGGTCGATGTCGTGCTGGACGTGTTCGCGCCGCGCAACCCGGCCGAGTTCCACCGCGTACTGCGCCCGACCGGTCGGCTGATCGTCGTCCGTCCCACCGGGCGGCACCTGGCCGAGTTGCGGGGCCAGGTGCCGAGGATGGTCGTGATCGACCCGGCCAAGGAACAGCGCCTGCACCGGGCGCTCGATCCCTTCTTCGAGCCCATGGTCACTCACCGGGTGGAGTACTCCGTTTCCCTGAACCGGCTGGACGTCCTGGACCTGGTGGCGATGACGCCGAGTGCACGCCACGTGAGCCGTGCGGACCTGGACGATGAGGGACTTCTGCCCGATCGGGTCACCGTCTCCGTGCTGGCCACCGCCTACCGGCCCCGGTGA
- a CDS encoding response regulator transcription factor, giving the protein MPDDATAHTDSGRAPGPAVEGRLLVVDDEPAILDTLSRFLRFVGYDVRTATTAHEALAAARDFLPELILLDVMLPDGDGFEVMHRLRQDGLPHAVVFLTARDTRKDLVHGLTAGGDDYITKPFGLDEVAARVQAVLRRTRPRAGTDPVLRVADLELDSATYTVRRAGSVVDLSPTEFRLLRYLMLHRGRVVPRAQLLDHVWSYDFNGDDTVVATYISYLRRKIDSLGPALIHTQRGVGYGIREPR; this is encoded by the coding sequence ATGCCAGACGATGCCACAGCACACACCGACTCCGGCCGTGCTCCCGGCCCGGCTGTCGAAGGAAGGCTGCTCGTGGTCGACGACGAACCGGCGATCCTCGACACGCTCAGCCGGTTCCTGCGCTTCGTCGGCTACGACGTGCGCACCGCGACGACCGCTCACGAAGCGCTCGCCGCCGCGCGTGACTTCCTCCCCGAGCTGATCCTGCTGGATGTGATGCTGCCCGACGGAGACGGCTTCGAGGTCATGCACCGTCTGCGCCAGGACGGCCTGCCGCATGCCGTGGTCTTCCTCACCGCCCGTGACACACGCAAGGACCTGGTCCACGGCCTGACAGCGGGAGGCGACGACTACATCACCAAGCCCTTCGGTCTGGACGAGGTCGCCGCCCGTGTCCAGGCCGTGCTGCGCCGCACCCGGCCCCGGGCCGGCACCGACCCGGTCCTGCGCGTCGCGGACCTGGAACTCGACTCCGCCACCTACACCGTCCGCCGGGCCGGCAGCGTCGTCGACCTGTCACCGACGGAGTTCCGCCTGCTGCGCTACCTCATGCTGCACCGCGGGCGCGTCGTCCCCCGCGCTCAGTTGCTCGACCACGTGTGGTCCTACGACTTCAACGGCGACGACACCGTCGTCGCCACGTACATCAGTTACCTGCGCCGCAAGATCGACAGCCTCGGCCCCGCCCTGATCCACACTCAGCGCGGCGTCGGCTACGGCATCCGGGAACCCCGATGA
- a CDS encoding MFS transporter has translation MTGQPLGEVVVKAAPPARSEPRLLVPALLFIALVVAAVASLGAPLITSVATSFHVSLGSAQWTLTVALLSGAVATPVLGRLGAGPHRRATILVTLAVVVTGSALTVLPLPFAWLLAGRAAQGVGLGLTALMMGVARDHLPEERSAGVIALISVVSIIGAGVGYPLAALLAELGGVRAAYGLGLAVTAAALLTAWRSIPEAPEGRSAHVHVAGAVVLAAALSLVLLLAGERNLWSRHPAVAAGLAVVAVVLLCVWAVIELRSTTPLVDVRAVRHPAVAGANLAMFVGGIGMYLLLTLITRYAQTPPGAGYGFGLTTFVAGLVLIPFSVLGFVAGKLTPRVRTRIADPLVLAGSAIVVGGGFALFAAARSELPELFAAMGVLGFGVGAFSAAMPGVILAVTPKSETSSAMSFNYVVRSVGYSLGSAVSGLILAAGTGPGRLFPDDSAYTTAALVGIGAMAITTLASLALARRRSSRTNP, from the coding sequence ATGACCGGGCAGCCGCTCGGCGAGGTCGTGGTGAAGGCGGCCCCGCCGGCGCGTTCCGAGCCGCGGTTGCTGGTCCCCGCCCTGCTGTTCATCGCACTGGTCGTGGCGGCGGTCGCCAGCCTCGGGGCGCCGCTGATCACCAGCGTGGCGACCTCGTTCCACGTCTCGCTCGGCAGCGCCCAGTGGACGCTGACCGTCGCGCTGCTCAGCGGAGCCGTCGCCACACCGGTCCTGGGCCGGCTCGGAGCCGGCCCGCACCGGCGGGCCACGATCCTCGTCACGCTGGCGGTCGTCGTCACCGGCAGCGCGCTCACCGTGCTGCCGCTGCCGTTCGCGTGGCTGCTGGCCGGCAGGGCGGCCCAGGGTGTCGGGCTCGGGCTGACGGCGCTGATGATGGGCGTGGCCCGGGACCACCTCCCCGAGGAGCGCAGCGCGGGCGTGATCGCCCTGATCTCGGTGGTCTCGATCATCGGTGCCGGTGTCGGCTACCCGCTGGCCGCACTGCTCGCCGAACTCGGCGGAGTGCGGGCCGCCTACGGCCTCGGCCTGGCCGTCACTGCCGCCGCCCTCCTGACCGCGTGGCGTTCCATACCCGAAGCCCCCGAAGGCCGTTCCGCCCACGTGCACGTGGCGGGCGCGGTCGTACTGGCCGCTGCGCTGAGCCTGGTGCTGCTCCTCGCCGGCGAACGGAATCTGTGGAGCCGCCACCCGGCCGTGGCGGCGGGCCTCGCCGTCGTCGCGGTGGTGCTGCTCTGCGTCTGGGCCGTCATTGAGCTGCGCAGCACGACGCCCCTGGTCGATGTACGGGCGGTGCGGCACCCGGCGGTCGCCGGGGCGAACCTCGCCATGTTCGTCGGCGGGATCGGCATGTACCTCCTCCTCACGCTCATCACCCGGTACGCGCAGACGCCGCCCGGCGCCGGCTACGGCTTCGGGCTGACGACCTTCGTCGCCGGGCTGGTCCTCATCCCGTTCTCGGTCCTGGGTTTCGTCGCCGGCAAGCTCACACCGCGGGTCCGGACGCGGATCGCCGACCCCCTGGTCCTGGCCGGCAGCGCCATCGTGGTCGGCGGCGGGTTCGCCCTGTTCGCGGCGGCCCGGTCGGAGTTGCCCGAGCTGTTCGCGGCGATGGGCGTACTCGGTTTCGGCGTCGGCGCCTTCTCGGCCGCGATGCCGGGCGTCATCCTGGCCGTCACCCCGAAGAGCGAGACGTCGAGCGCCATGAGCTTCAACTACGTCGTCCGCAGCGTCGGGTACTCCCTGGGCAGTGCCGTCAGCGGCCTGATCCTCGCCGCGGGCACCGGCCCCGGCCGCCTCTTCCCCGACGACAGCGCCTACACCACCGCGGCACTGGTCGGCATCGGCGCCATGGCGATCACGACGCTGGCCAGCCTCGCTCTAGCCCGCCGACGCTCGTCCCGGACCAACCCGTAA
- a CDS encoding GNAT family N-acetyltransferase, with protein sequence MTESSTPAVVERADADRRYEILVGGQRAGLTAYRDLGAQRVFFHTEIDEAFAGQGLAPQLVQQALVDVRASGMRIVPVCPYVAKFLKRHDEFADITDPVTPEVLRWLEAQLG encoded by the coding sequence ATGACCGAGTCCTCCACCCCCGCGGTCGTCGAGCGGGCGGACGCCGATCGCCGGTACGAGATCCTGGTCGGCGGGCAACGCGCCGGTCTGACCGCATACCGTGATCTGGGCGCGCAGCGGGTCTTCTTCCACACGGAGATCGACGAGGCGTTCGCCGGCCAGGGGCTGGCCCCGCAACTGGTCCAGCAGGCGCTCGTCGACGTACGTGCATCCGGCATGCGGATCGTTCCGGTCTGCCCCTACGTCGCCAAGTTCCTCAAGCGGCACGACGAGTTCGCGGACATCACCGACCCGGTCACCCCTGAGGTCCTGCGGTGGCTGGAGGCGCAGCTCGGCTGA
- a CDS encoding DUF1330 domain-containing protein translates to MPKGYWVSSYRTISDPEKLAAYNELARLAVEPAGGRTIVRGGRVVAHDAGIAERTVLVEFDSFEQAVAAYESAAYQEALVALSDGVERDFRIVEGLD, encoded by the coding sequence ATGCCCAAGGGCTACTGGGTCAGCTCCTACCGCACCATTTCAGACCCCGAGAAGCTGGCTGCTTACAACGAGCTGGCCCGCCTGGCCGTCGAGCCCGCGGGCGGCCGGACCATCGTCCGTGGTGGTCGGGTCGTGGCGCATGACGCCGGGATCGCCGAGCGCACCGTCCTGGTCGAATTCGACAGCTTCGAGCAGGCCGTCGCGGCGTACGAGAGCGCGGCCTATCAGGAGGCGCTGGTCGCCCTCTCCGACGGCGTCGAGCGCGACTTCCGCATCGTCGAAGGCCTCGACTGA
- a CDS encoding pirin family protein, with translation MNSPEGDVETLRRGADPLAEGDRPAGAPRVEVLSAREVPLGGPRAMRVRRTLPQRARTLIGAWCFADHYGPLEVATSGGMVMSPHPHTGLQTVSWLFGGEIEHRDTLGTHALIRPGEMNLMTGGHGIAHSEVSTPRTTVLHGVQLWVALPEEHRHTARDFQHHVPEAVQVDGAEVRVFLGSLAGRTSPVRTFTPLLGAEIVVEPRATLTLGVDAAFEHGLLVDSGDVRLIDTVLRPAELGYVPRGAETLTMVNETDAPARTILLGGPPFEEEIVMWWNFIGRSHEDIVKAREDWEASTDRFGTIEDFLGGRLPTPTLPNAVIRPRRNPPTR, from the coding sequence GTGAACAGTCCGGAAGGCGATGTGGAGACTCTGCGCCGCGGTGCCGACCCGCTCGCCGAAGGCGACCGGCCGGCCGGTGCTCCCCGGGTCGAGGTCCTGTCGGCGCGTGAAGTTCCGCTCGGCGGCCCCCGTGCGATGCGTGTGCGCCGGACGCTGCCCCAGCGGGCGCGCACACTCATCGGGGCCTGGTGCTTCGCCGATCACTACGGCCCGCTCGAGGTCGCCACGTCGGGCGGCATGGTCATGTCTCCGCATCCGCACACCGGTCTGCAGACGGTGAGTTGGCTGTTCGGCGGAGAGATCGAGCATCGCGACACCCTCGGCACCCACGCGTTGATCCGGCCCGGCGAGATGAACCTCATGACGGGTGGGCACGGCATCGCCCACTCGGAGGTCTCCACCCCGCGCACCACCGTCCTGCACGGCGTTCAGTTGTGGGTCGCCCTGCCAGAGGAACACCGCCACACCGCCCGGGACTTCCAGCACCACGTGCCCGAAGCGGTACAGGTGGACGGGGCTGAGGTGCGGGTCTTCCTGGGTTCGTTGGCGGGCCGGACCTCCCCGGTCCGGACCTTCACGCCGCTGCTCGGCGCCGAGATCGTCGTCGAACCCCGCGCGACGCTCACCCTCGGTGTGGACGCGGCCTTCGAGCACGGTCTCCTCGTGGACAGCGGGGACGTCCGCCTGATCGACACCGTGCTGAGACCCGCCGAACTCGGCTACGTCCCGAGGGGTGCGGAAACCCTGACGATGGTGAACGAGACCGACGCCCCGGCGCGGACCATCCTCCTCGGAGGGCCTCCCTTCGAAGAGGAGATCGTCATGTGGTGGAACTTCATAGGCCGCAGCCACGAGGACATCGTGAAGGCCCGCGAGGACTGGGAGGCCTCCACCGACCGCTTCGGCACGATCGAGGACTTCCTCGGCGGCCGTCTCCCCACTCCGACCCTGCCGAACGCCGTGATCAGGCCGCGCCGGAACCCGCCGACCCGCTGA
- a CDS encoding LysR family transcriptional regulator produces MSDEVLPSPACNPGPDLDLRLVRYFAVVAEQLNFARAAAALHVAQPSLSRQIQRLEDALGVRLLERTTQGSRLTAAGAAFLPQAQILLHAAHRAVLSARAAAPPRTVTIGYVEDLVITPAVRGLRRRHPDAHVRTLHLDWDEARALPEGRVDALVLRTPLPIPSDGLDVTVLYDEPRALLVPAFHRLARKKSVTPDDFTDEPLVACAGMAALWTGFWRLDPRPDGSPAPLGPMLVDTFEDKLEVVADGRAIALVPADDRRCTLRDDLATVPVEGVEPCQVVVATRLADANPLVAHFRESAHDLLVRKV; encoded by the coding sequence ATGTCCGACGAAGTCCTCCCCTCGCCCGCCTGCAACCCCGGCCCTGACCTGGACCTGAGACTGGTGCGGTACTTCGCGGTCGTCGCCGAGCAGCTGAACTTCGCGCGGGCGGCCGCCGCGCTCCACGTTGCCCAGCCCTCCCTGAGCCGCCAGATCCAGCGGCTGGAGGACGCCCTCGGTGTGCGCCTGCTGGAGCGCACGACTCAGGGCAGTCGCCTCACCGCCGCCGGCGCGGCCTTCCTCCCGCAGGCGCAGATCCTCCTGCACGCGGCGCACCGGGCAGTGCTCAGTGCACGCGCCGCCGCGCCGCCGCGTACGGTCACCATCGGATACGTGGAGGACCTCGTCATCACCCCAGCAGTGCGGGGCCTGCGCCGCCGTCACCCCGACGCCCACGTCCGCACCCTTCACCTGGACTGGGACGAGGCCCGCGCCCTGCCCGAGGGGCGGGTCGACGCGCTCGTCCTGCGCACGCCGCTGCCGATCCCGAGCGACGGTCTGGACGTGACCGTCCTCTACGACGAACCCCGGGCGCTGCTCGTGCCCGCCTTCCACCGTCTCGCCCGCAAGAAGTCGGTCACCCCGGACGACTTCACCGACGAGCCCCTCGTGGCCTGCGCCGGTATGGCGGCGCTGTGGACCGGGTTCTGGCGGCTCGACCCGCGTCCGGACGGCAGCCCGGCTCCGCTCGGCCCCATGCTCGTCGACACCTTCGAGGACAAGCTCGAAGTCGTCGCCGACGGCCGGGCCATCGCCCTCGTGCCGGCCGACGACCGGCGCTGCACACTCCGCGACGACCTCGCCACCGTTCCGGTCGAGGGAGTGGAACCCTGCCAGGTGGTGGTCGCCACTCGGCTCGCCGACGCCAACCCGCTCGTCGCCCACTTCCGTGAGTCCGCGCACGACCTTCTCGTACGCAAGGTTTGA
- a CDS encoding helix-turn-helix domain-containing protein, with protein MRREEVAVLAGVSTEWYIRLERGHISGVSEDVLAAVAEALKLDEDERTYLFDLARAAQPARRTPARRKDVPVPPRVQWLLDSMTMSSAFVRNGRMDVIAHNTLARAVHAPMFDSATTSEYGRANIARFHFLDPVARRFFVDWYAACHATVALLRAEAGREPHDRALRELIGELSTLSPEFRKQWAAHDVRIRHDGVKRLRHPEAGDLELTYQSLDPPLSDRAMHDLTIYTAEPGTRSEERLRLLASWTAPSPRRRPRAPGTPAEPTRQGAAAVNRGQVAEP; from the coding sequence CTGCGCCGCGAAGAGGTCGCCGTCCTCGCCGGCGTCAGTACCGAGTGGTACATCCGGCTGGAGAGGGGCCACATCAGCGGCGTCTCCGAAGACGTTCTCGCCGCCGTCGCCGAAGCCCTGAAACTCGACGAGGACGAACGCACCTACCTCTTCGACCTGGCCCGCGCCGCCCAGCCCGCACGCCGCACCCCCGCGCGACGCAAGGACGTCCCCGTCCCGCCCCGGGTTCAGTGGCTGCTGGACTCCATGACGATGTCCTCCGCCTTCGTACGCAACGGCCGCATGGACGTCATCGCCCACAACACACTCGCACGGGCCGTCCACGCGCCCATGTTCGACAGCGCGACCACCAGCGAGTACGGCCGCGCCAACATCGCCCGCTTCCACTTCCTGGACCCCGTCGCCCGGCGCTTCTTCGTCGACTGGTACGCCGCCTGCCACGCCACCGTCGCACTGCTGCGCGCCGAGGCCGGACGAGAGCCCCACGACCGTGCCCTGCGGGAACTCATCGGTGAACTCTCCACACTCAGCCCCGAGTTCCGCAAGCAGTGGGCCGCCCACGACGTCCGTATCCGCCACGACGGCGTCAAGCGGCTGCGCCACCCCGAGGCGGGCGACCTGGAGCTGACGTACCAGTCACTGGATCCGCCCTTGTCCGACCGGGCGATGCACGACCTGACCATCTACACCGCCGAACCCGGCACCCGATCCGAAGAACGGCTCCGACTCCTCGCCAGCTGGACAGCACCCAGCCCGAGGCGCCGACCCCGCGCACCCGGGACACCGGCTGAGCCCACACGGCAGGGAGCTGCGGCGGTCAACCGGGGTCAGGTTGCGGAGCCGTGA
- a CDS encoding SDR family oxidoreductase, whose translation MSKYAGKRVVITGGSSGFGLATAQLLVGEGAHVLITGRNQATLDAARDRLGEKAIAVRSDAASLPDIEVLADRVKAEFGTVDALFANAGVNGFAPFEATGEALFDELLTINAKGPYFTVQKLAPLLAEGSGVVLTTSVANVLGLPMLSAYAAGKAAVRSMTRSLARELLTRRIRVNAVSPGPIDSGILEKSMPREAAEQTKAQMAAGNPMLRMGDPTEVARAVLFLAFDATYTTGAELAVDGGGSQL comes from the coding sequence ATGAGCAAGTACGCAGGCAAGCGTGTGGTGATTACCGGAGGCAGCAGCGGTTTTGGACTGGCCACCGCCCAACTGCTCGTGGGCGAAGGGGCACACGTGCTGATCACCGGGCGGAACCAGGCCACTCTGGATGCCGCCCGCGACCGGCTCGGCGAGAAGGCGATCGCGGTCCGCAGCGATGCCGCCTCGCTGCCCGACATCGAGGTCCTGGCCGACCGGGTGAAGGCCGAGTTCGGCACGGTCGACGCCCTGTTCGCCAACGCCGGCGTCAACGGCTTCGCGCCGTTCGAGGCGACCGGGGAAGCGCTCTTCGATGAACTGCTGACCATCAACGCCAAGGGTCCTTACTTCACGGTGCAGAAGCTCGCTCCGCTACTGGCGGAAGGAAGCGGTGTCGTGCTGACCACATCCGTGGCGAACGTGCTGGGGCTCCCGATGCTCAGCGCGTACGCGGCCGGCAAGGCGGCGGTGCGCTCGATGACCCGCAGCCTGGCGCGGGAGCTGCTCACCCGAAGGATCCGGGTCAACGCGGTCAGCCCCGGCCCGATCGACTCCGGAATCCTGGAGAAGTCGATGCCCCGGGAGGCGGCCGAACAGACCAAGGCACAGATGGCGGCCGGCAACCCCATGCTGCGCATGGGCGACCCCACCGAAGTCGCCAGGGCGGTGCTGTTCCTGGCCTTCGACGCCACCTACACCACCGGCGCGGAACTCGCCGTGGACGGCGGCGGCTCCCAGCTCTGA
- a CDS encoding GNAT family N-acetyltransferase, whose translation MTVEVSDVPEAKRYEARVDGESKVAGVAEYIRTAELVAFVHTEVEPEYEGAGVGSALVRAALDEARAANLRVLATCPFFAGWISRHPEYQDLLYQSRSRVSD comes from the coding sequence ATGACGGTCGAAGTCAGCGACGTGCCCGAGGCGAAGCGCTACGAGGCCCGTGTCGACGGGGAGTCCAAGGTGGCGGGCGTCGCGGAGTACATCCGTACGGCGGAACTCGTGGCGTTCGTGCACACCGAGGTCGAGCCCGAGTACGAGGGTGCGGGAGTCGGGTCCGCGCTGGTCCGAGCGGCCCTTGACGAGGCTCGCGCCGCGAATCTCCGGGTGCTGGCCACCTGTCCCTTCTTCGCGGGCTGGATCAGCCGCCATCCCGAATACCAGGACCTGCTGTACCAGTCCCGCAGCAGGGTCAGCGACTGA